Proteins encoded together in one Tripterygium wilfordii isolate XIE 37 chromosome 14, ASM1340144v1, whole genome shotgun sequence window:
- the LOC120014891 gene encoding formin-like protein 6 yields MKSIFLVIAALLILPPTTPQQHSAITNFDKNPRRILHQPLFPVTPAPPPGSQPPPPSPPPPDSPVFQNPDQPFFPEVPAGPTPDQTQQSSPPSGSTNGTIPIAAATQTPKPVKKVAIAISVGIVTLGMLSALAFFLYRHRVKHPGETQKLVGSNNSQSFTDESRAPPSSFLYIGTVEPSTTSFTEENGTKGANGSPYDKLNSVKRSDRYRPSPDLQPLPPLQNPPSPPQEENNNSSSSRSSSSDEESHGTAFYTPQGSSISTVSNDDGYYTPMSVSRPASGSNYNQMAVCNDSSSVPHSKRTSPPHSKRTSPKSRFSVSSSPEMKYVIIPTIKQLVPPPSPPQAVPPARLQGSPEQDSQPTIPYSKPKFASPPPPPNMAALRTLHNQSPQRRKIPVPPPPPPPPPPPPPAMSTPRKAGETSISAMPKKVLAKPSWTPSPRASSSAESTKSVEEVNRSASSSERIDADDNDGAKPKLKPLHWDKVRATSDRATVWDQLKSSSFQLNEDMMETLFGCNSTNSIPKETTRKSVLPPVEQENKVLDPKKSQNIAILLRALNVTRDEVTEALLDGNPESLAAELLETLVKMAPTKEEEIKLREYSGDISKLGSAELFLKAVLDIPFAFKRVEAMLYRANFDTEIKYLRKSFQTLEAASDELKNSSLFLKLLEAVLRTGNRMNVGTNRGDAKAFKLDTLLKLVDIKGTDGKTTLLHFVVQEIIRSEGASSNTTNENIQNNTESRMKEDDFRKQGLQVVAGLSRDLSNVKKAAGMDSDVLRSYLSKLELGLEKVRVGFQHERPEMQGKFFSSMKMFQSEAVEEISRIKADERKALAHVKQVTEYFHGDTGKEEAHPFRIFMIVRDFLNILDHVCKEVGNMQDRTMVGSARSFRISATASLPVLNRYKVRQDRSSDEESSSP; encoded by the exons ATGAAATCTATCTTTTTGGTTATTGCGGCATTACTGATCTTACCACCTACCACACCTCAACAACATTCTGCAATTACTAATTTTGACAAAAACCCCAGGAGAATTCTGCATCAACCATTGTTTCCAGTCACTCCAGCTCCACCACCAGGGTCTCAACCACCGCCTCCGTCACCACCGCCGCCGGATAGTCCGGTTTTCCAAAACCCAGACCAGCCTTTCTTCCCTGAAGTCCCAGCTGGGCCTACCCCAGATCAGACCCAACAATCATCTCCACCGTCAGGATCCACAAATGGCACAATCCCAATTGCAGCAGCTACACAGACACCAAAGCCAGTCAAAAAAGTTGCAATTGCAATCTCAGTTGGGATTGTCACTTTGGGAATGCTATCAGCTCTCGCATTCTTTCTTTATCGTCACCGGGTGAAGCATCCAGGGGAGACACAAAAGCTCGTCGGAAGCAATAATTCTCAGAGTTTCACAGATGAATCAAGAGCACCCCCATCGAGTTTCTTGTATATAGGGACTGTAGAGCCGAGCACGACATCGTTTACTGAAGAAAATGGAACAAAGGGGGCTAATGGGTCGCCTTATGATAAGCTTAACTCTGTTAAGAGATCCGATCGGTACCGGCCTAGTCCGGATTTGCAACCACTCCCACCACTACAAaatcctccttctcctcctcaGGAAGAAAATAACAATTCGAGCTCTTCCAGGTCATCCTCGTCCGACGAGGAGAGTCATGGCACAGCATTTTATACTCCGCAGGGCTCTTCTATTAGTACCGTAAGCAATGATGATGGCTACTACACGCCGATGTCAGTTTCACGTCCGGCTAGCGGTTCTAATTACAATCAGATGGCGGTTTGCAATGATAGTAGCTCTGTGCCTCACTCAAAGAGAACATCGCCTCCTCATTCGAAAAGAACCTCCCCTAAATCACGGTTTTCGGTTTCTTCTTCACCTGAGATGAAGTATGTTATCATTCCAACAATAAAGCAGCTTGTGCCACCACCGTCACCGCCACAGGCAGTGCCACCGGCTCGACTACAAGGCTCTCCAGAACAAGATAGTCAGCCAACAATTCCCTACTCAAAACCAAAGTTTGCATCACCGCCACCGCCACCTAATATGGCTGCTCTTCGAACACTTCATAATCAATCCCCACAAAGACGGAAAATCCCAgttcctccacctcctcctcctcctcctccaccaccgccaccagCAATGTCTACTCCGCGGAAAGCAGGAGAGACCAGTATTTCGGCAATGCCTAAAAAAGTATTGGCAAAGCCATCATGGACTCCGAGTCCCAGAGCCTCTTCTAGTGCTGAAAGTACAAAGTCTGTTGAAGAAGTTAACAGAAGTGCTAGTTCCTCAGAGAGGATTGATGCCGATGACAATGATGGAGCAAAACCTAAGTTGAAGCCTCTGCATTGGGACAAAGTGAGGGCAACCTCGGACAGAGCCACGGTGTGGGATCAGCTCAAATCAAGCTCATTCCA ATTGAATGAGGATATGATGGAGACTCTTTTCGGTTGCAATTCAACCAATTCGATCCCGAAAGAAACTACAAGAAAATCAGTTCTTCCTCCTGttgaacaagaaaacaaagtgtTGGACCCAAAGAAGTCGCAGAACATTGCTATATTGTTAAGAGCATTGAATGTAACGCGAGATGAGGTGACTGAAGCTCTTCTAGATG GAAATCCAGAAAGCTTGGCTGCTGAGCTTTTGGAAACCTTAGTAAAGATGGCTCCaacaaaggaagaagaaataaaaCTTCGGGAGTACAGTGGTGACATCTCAAAATTAGGGTCTGCAGAACTATTTCTTAAGGCAGTACTTGATATCCCCTTTGCCTTTAAAAGAGTTGAAGCCATGTTGTACAGAGCCAATTTCGATACCGAAATAAAATATCTAAGGAAATCTTTCCAGACCCTTGAG GCAGCAAGTGACGAATTGAAGAACAGCAGCTTGTTTCTCAAACTCCTGGAAGCTGTTCTTCGGACAGGAAACCGGATGAATGTTGGCACAAACCGCGGCGATGCTAAAGCTTTTAAACTCGATACACTCTTAAAGCTTGTAGATATTAAGGGGACAGACGGGAAGACCACCTTGCTCCACTTTGTGGTCCAAGAAATTATTAGATCCGAAGGTGCAAGTAGTAATACAACAAATGAGAATATCCAAAATAATACAGAGTCCAGAATGAAGGAGGATGATTTCAGGAAACAAGGATTGCAGGTTGTGGCTGGACTGAGTCGAGACCTCAGCAACGTCAAAAAGGCAGCAGGGATGGACTCAGATGTCCTTCGCAGCTATTTGTCAAAACTTGAACTGGGGCTTGAGAAAGTTCGAGTGGGTTTCCAACATGAGAGGCCAGAAATGCAGGGGAAATTCTTCAGCTCAATGAAGATGTTTCAAAGCGAAGCTGTAGAGGAAATCTCCAGGATCAAGGCTGATGAAAGAAAGGCTTTAGCACATGTGAAACAGGTTACAGAATATTTTCATGGGGATACAGGAAAGGAGGAAGCCCATCCTTTTCGGATTTTCATGATTGTGAGAGATTTCTTAAACATACTGGATCATGTGTGCAAGGAAGTAGGAAATATGCAGGACAGAACTATGGTAGGTTCTGCCAGATCCTTCCGCATATCAGCAACTGCTTCACTACCAGTTCTGAACAGATATAAGGTGAGACAGGACAGAAGTTCAGATGAGGAAAGTTCATCTCCTTGA
- the LOC120014892 gene encoding BTB/POZ and TAZ domain-containing protein 4: MDSSYDRYVLVAKKEIPVPPPLPCLATVSCHQKGFVKNIPSVRGHCCVSTAARDLWECLFNEGYRADVVINTDNSGVLYAHASILGMASPVIKGMLRKAKKHGHQRLISIHGVPHDAVRIFIRFLYSSCYKKEEMEEFVLPLLVLSHVYMVPQLKQLCEWQLERGSLTTDNVVDVFQLALLCDAPRLSLICHRMILKNFKVISTTDGWSAMKQSHPKLESEILLSMIDEENSKKERIRELEEKKMYLQLYEAMEALVHICRDGCKTIGPHDKDLNEDQAPCNFAACRGLELLVRHFASCKLRVPGGCVHCKRTWQLLELHSRLCSDSEVCRVPLCRNLKDKIKKQGKKDEIRWRILVKNILRAKTIGRSPFFVSIYD, from the exons ATGGACAGCAGCTATGACCGATATGTTTTAGTTGCTAAGAAAGAAATTCCAGTGCCACCTCCATTACCCTGTCTGGCAACAGTCTCCTGTCACCAGAAAGGATTTGTTAAAAATATTCCATCGGTAAGAGGACACTGCTGTGTCTCTACAGCAGCAAGAGATTTGTGGGAGTGCCTTTTCAATGAAGGGTATAGAGCAGATGTCGTTATCAATACAGACAACAGTGGCGTGCTTTACGCGCATGCCAGTATTCTT GGTATGGCTTCTCCGGTGATAAAGGGCATGTTGAGGAAAGCAAAGAAACATGGTCATCAACGATTAATCTCAATTCATGGTGTTCCACATGATGCAGTACGAATTTTTATCCGATTCCTCTACTCTTCCTG TTACAAGAAAGAGGAAATGGAGGAATTTGTATTGCCTTTGTTGGTACTTTCACACGTGTACATGGTTCCCCAGTTGAAGCAACTATGTGAGTGGCAGCTAGAGAGAGGCTCACTTACAACAGATAATGTGGTTGATGTATTTCAACTTGCATTACTGTGTGATGCTCCTCGTCTTAGCTTAATATGTCACCGTATGATCCTAAAGAACTTTAAGGTTATTTCTACAACAGACGGATGGAGTGCCATGAAGCAGAGCCATCCAAAGCTTGAAAGCGAGATTCTGCTGTCAATGATTGATGAAGAGAAT AGTAAAAAGGAGAGGATCAGAGAACTAGAGGAGAAGAAGATGTACTTGCAGTTATATGAGGCAATGGAGGCTTTGGTTCATATATGCAGAGATGGTTGTAAAACAATTGGACCACATGATAAAGATCTTAATGAGGACCAGGCACCTTGTAATTTTGCAGCTTGTAGAGGTCTAGAATTGCTTGTCCGTCATTTCGCCAGTTGCAAGTTGAGAGTCCCCGGTGGTTGTGTCCATTGCAAGAGAACGTGGCAATTATTGGAATTGCATTCCCGTCTTTGTTCAGATTCAGAAGTGTGTAGGGTGCCTTTGTGCAG GAATTTGAAGGACAAAATTAAGAAGCAGGGCAAGAAGGATGAGATCCGGTGGCGAATTTTGGTGAAAAACATATTGAGGGCAAAGACTATTGGAAGATCTCCATTCTTTGTGTCTATATATGACTAG
- the LOC120014288 gene encoding uncharacterized protein LOC120014288, with protein MEKRLRSSLKSSPRDFISLASELPFKSSKSTLKTLIYSTIAPNSGILASLSQSLQESISASILSFQNLLENPSSLPDPAKTPPTKRLRRSSRKSNSGSELPEKDGESDFEDKKRRVLEKLRVLTHIAHLCFSHPKKVFLPSDLLPAVQALHDNLVLFESDSALMSEIASLCEDWWKEGLSGREILISRSLPYLLSRSLTLKKKVDVHRVYSLREAFALFDFEDESIEDLKLLLIRCVIAPLYLKTEDGRRFVAYMFGLGLQLLKEALAMIKAQIPFGRKSLLEAYGDILFRAWKATGGSLRDEIENVFLQGLIERTVHASSGAFGASIRRVLGAFTSQRTIDGVEKLLFRLAEPVLFRSLQVANSNVRLNALHLLLDLFPLEDPDATKEVKDALLDKQFFLLERLLMDDCPDVRVVAVEGCCRILNLFWEVIHSSTITKIITKIFDDMSHDVSNEVRLSTLSGIMYLMGNPQSHELLKVLVPRLGHLMLDNVLSVRVAVVDLLLLIRDIRSFQFNKVVGLDVLFSTLANDQPQVAQKITRLLMPSYFPSRVNIDEACNRCVALIKRSPMAGSRFCEFAVLEGASLGSLVELVRRLICMVLSPDKLDADQIEGFLIAAAHLCNSLAGEPCYRTSLKELFGSKNIKCLYTAASTNRAQSSVLHILSTTSPENVAALFEECMNLVTNCGGLPDNVERQAEVRSALKLLLSNDGFNDMFDALIGLLQKTAYGCHIKFGIEIPKQSAFSSKRKKVGSSVKISAKRKNASGRKPSEFEEDYLVAVGIAWQIKDLLVSEDTQKFILGSPALEFLLRVLKAISEVSILQCLHYDYMDTYPVLAYTALALHMMFQNVGISSSCPRKNEMTDSSRSTTEENVLAQTVDHLLYCTTKLFEAGDCAERCNLPSDSNKKMAKTRGQKQRDTETDTSNCNCDGPVCTKTKGLLKKVKMLTAVLKFIVDSMIMGFVSHLHGRCLKFTSAYVRHIISVLGQEMSNELHLDEDSSKEILVCLKSSFSYASKLLNLVLRAANETSPPLPEAFDLANDLLEQIASIELNMGSVYATRLVAAAKPWLPDLILALASRCMLKETEAETIYSTLSDHIKLHFPSWLLVLAKTELCQTSEEMEDEDPEPDKFPAFGKLMGMMISLLKANSNVLDAIGVIFLAGSLVGLERKDYAMVLGLLQFVSVKLIGHDDREWRELDLMLSSVPSIYSQIERDIEEQSHDEEKQKLLSAKALLEPVWMYHLYETQRFSIIEE; from the exons ATGGAGAAGAGACTCCGTTCTTCTCTCAAATCCTCTCCCCGAGATTTCATTTCCTTGGCCTCTGAACTACCTTTCAAGTCCTCAAAATCCACCTTGAAAACCCTAATCTACAGCACCATAGCCCCAAACTCTGGCATCCTCGCctctctctctcagtctctTCAAGAATCTATCTCCGCCTCCATCCTCTCCTTCCAGAACCTTCTAGAGAATCCCTCTTCCCTCCCCGACCCTGCCAAGACTCCTCCCACCAAGCGCCTCCGTCGATCCTCACGCAAATCGAACTCCGGCTCCGAATTACCCGAGAAGGATGGAGAATCGGATTTCGAGGATAAGAAGAGACGTGTTCTGGAGAAATTGCGTGTACTCACTCACATCGCGCATTTGTGCTTCTCGCATCCCAAGAAGGTTTTTCTGCCGTCGGATTTGTTGCCGGCAGTCCAGGCACTGCATGATAATTTAGTTCTATTCGAATCAGATTCGGCTTTGATGTCGGAGATTGCGAGTCTATGCGAGGACTGGTGGAAGGAGGGTTTGTCTGGCCGCGAAATTCTAATCTCTCGGTCACTCCCGTATTTGCTTTCTCGGTCACTGACtttgaagaagaaggtggatGTGCATAGGGTTTATTCGCTGCGTGAGGCGTTTGCTTTGTTTGATTTTGAGGATGAGAGCATCGAGGACCTGAAACTTCTGTTGATAAGGTGCGTGATTGCGCCTCTATATTTGAAAACAGAGGACGGTAGGCGCTTCGTGGCGTATATGTTCGGTTTGGGCTTGCAGCTCTTGAAGGAGGCTTTGGCCATGATCAAGGCCCAAATCCCTTTTGGGAGAAAGTCACTGTTGGAGGCTTATGGCGACATTTTGTTTAGAGCATGGAAGGCAACTGGGGGCTCTCTAAGGGATGAGATTGAGAACGTGTTCTTGCAGGGTTTAATAGAGAGAACCGTACATGCAAGCTCGGGGGCCTTCGGTGCATCGATTAGGAGGGTTTTGGGAGCCTTTACAAGCCAGAGAACCATTGATGGAGTCGAGAAGCTTCTTTTTAGACTTGCAGAGCCTGTGCTATTCCGGTCGCTACAG GTTGCAAATTCAAATGTTCGTCTCAATGCATTGCATTTACTTTTAGATTTGTTCCCTCTTGAAGATCCTGATGCAACAAAAGAGGTTAAAGATGCATTGCTTGACAAACAATTCTTTTTATTGGAGAGGTTACTCATGGATGATTGTCCTGATGTTAGAGTTGTCGCTGTGGAAGGTTGTTGTCGCATCCTTAATTTATTTTGGGAAGTTATTCACTCATCAACCATTACAAAGATAATAACAAAAATCTTTGATGATATGTCACATGATGTATCCAATGAAGTTAGGCTTTCCACATTGAGTGGCATTATGTATTTGATGGGCAATCCCCAATCTCATGAACTTCTTAAAGTGCTTGTACCAAGACTTGGGCATCTGATGCTGGATAATGTTCTTTCCGTACGTGTTGCTGTAGTAGATCTCCTCCTTCTCATACGGGATATACGATCTTTCCAATTTAACAAG GTAGTGGGACTAGACGTTTTATTCTCTACACTTGCAAATGATCAACCCCAGGTTGCTCAGAAAATTACCAGACTTCTGATGCCATCATACTTCCCATCAAGAGTAAACATTGACGAAGCATGCAACCGCTGTGTTGCACTGATAAAAAGGTCTCCAATGGCAGGTTCACGGTTTTGTGAATTTGCTGTGCTAGAAGGAGCCTCTCTTGGGTCGCTTGTGGAACTCGTCAGGCGATTGATCTGTATGGTTCTGTCACCTGATAAATTGGATGCTGATCAGATAGAGGGTTTTCTCATTGCTGCTGCACACCTATGCAATTCCCTGGCTGGTGAGCCTTGTTACAGGACTTCCCTTAAAGAGTTGTTTGGTAGCAAAAATATCAAGTGCTTATATACTGCTGCATCTACCAACCGTGCTCAATCTTCTGTATTGCACATTCTTTCCACAACTTCTCCAGAAAACGTGGCTGCACTTTTTGAAGAATGCATGAATTTAGTTACTAATTGTGGAGGTTTACCTGACAATGTGGAGAGGCAAGCTGAAGTGAGGTCTGCCCTTAAGTTATTGTTGTCTAATGATGGCTTTAATGATATGTTTGATGCTTTGATAGGGCTTTTGCAAAAAACTGCATATGGTTGTCATATTAAATTTGGCATTGAAATACCAAAGCAGAGTGCATTCTCTTCAAAGAGGAAAAAGGTTGGTTCCTCAGTCAAAATTTCAGCCAAAAGGAAAAATGCCAGTGGAAGAAAACCTTCCGAATTTGAGGAGGATTATTTGGTTGCTGTAGGAATAGCCTGGCAGATAAAGGACTTGCTTGTATCCGAGGACACTCAAAAATTTATATTAGGGTCTCCAGCTCTAGAGTTCTTGTTACGTGTATTAAAGGCCATTTCTGAGGTCAGCATCCTGCAATGCTTGCACTATGACTACATGGATACATATCCTGTTTTGGCATATACAGCTCTCGCCTTGCATATGATGTTTCAAAATGTGGGCATAAGCAGTTCTTGTCCCAGGAAGAATGAAATGACCGACTCTTCAAGATCAACTACGGAG GAGAATGTGTTGGCCCAAACGGTAGATCACCTACTTTACTGTACAACGAAGCTTTTTGAAGCAGGTGACTGTGCAGAACGTTGCAATCTCCCTTCAGACTCTAACAAGAAAATGGCAAAAACTCGGGGACAGAAGCAAAGAGATACTGAAACAGACACATCTAACTGTAATTGTGATG GACCTGTCTGTACTAAAACAAAAGGGTTGttgaagaaggtgaagatgcttaCAGCAGTGCTCAAGTTTATTGTTGATTCCATGATAATGGGTTTTGTTTCTCATCTTCATGGAAGGTGCTTAAAATTCACATCCGCATATGTTCGCCACATTATCTCTGTATTAGGGCAAGAAATGAGTAACGAATTGCACCTTGATGAGGATAGTTCGAAAGAAATTTTGGTGTGTCTGAAGAGCTCCTTCAGCTATGCAAGCAAGTTACTGAATCTAGTTCTAAGAGCTGCCAACGAAACATCACCGCCTCTGCCCGAGGCTTTTGATCTTGCTAATGATCTGCTCGAGCAAATCGCGTCAATTGAATTGAACATGGGTTCTGTATATGCCACACGTCTGGTTGCAGCAGCAAAACCTTGGCTTCCTGACCTGATTCTAGCGCTGGCATCAAGGTGCATGCTTAAAGAGACTGAAGCAGAGACTATTTATTCCACTCTTTCTGATCACATTAAACTCCACTTTCCATCATGGCTTCTAGTTTTAGCGAAGACTGAGCTCTGTCAAACGAGTGAAGAGATGGAGGACGAAGATCCTGAACCAGATAAATTTCCTGCATTTGGGAAACTGATGGGAATGATGATATCATTATTGAAAGCGAATTCCAACGTGCTGGATGCCATTGGAGTGATATTCTTAGCTGGTTCATTGGTTGGGCTGGAAAGAAAGGACTATGCAATGGTTTTAGGACTCCTCCAATTTGTGTCTGTCAAGTTGATCGGACACGATGATAGAGAATGGAGGGAGCTTGACCTTATGTTGTCCTCTGTTCCAAGCATCTATTCTCAAATTGAGAGAGACATTGAAGAGCAAAGCCACGACGAGGAAAAGCAGAAATTACTCAGTGCCAAGGCGTTGCTCGAACCTGTTTGGATGTATCATCTCTATGAAACTCAGAGGTTTTCTATAATTGAAGAATGA
- the LOC120015633 gene encoding mitochondrial outer membrane protein porin 2-like gives MSKGPGLFSDIGKKAKDLLSKDYGSDQKFTVSTYSDSGLALTSTALSKGALSSGDVAAQYKYKTSVFDVKVDSESRISTTLTFTDLLPSTKTIASFKLPDYNSGKLEVQYFHDHATFTTAVGLNQSPVIDVTATIGTPGIAFGGEAGYDTPSGAFTKYTAGISVTKPDWSFSIILGDKGDTIRSSYVHHLDQLKKTAAVGELARRFSTNENTFTVGGSYVVDPLTVVKAKLNNNGKLGAVLQHEVIPKSIVTISGEFDTKALDKNPRFGLALALKP, from the exons ATGAGTAAGGGACCTGGACTCTTCTCTGACATCGGCAAAAAGGCGAAAG ATCTCTTGTCGAAGGATTACGGCTCCGATCAGAAATTCACCGTTTCCACTTACAGCGATTCCGGCTTG GCCCTTACATCAACAGCACTGAGCAAAGGAGCACTTTCAAGTGGGGATGTTGCAGCACAATACAAGTATAAGACCTCTGTATTCGATGTCAAAGTTGATTCAGAATCTAGG ATCTCAACAACCCTCACTTTCACAGACCTACTTCCATCTACAAAGACCATTGCTTCGTTCAAGTTGCCTGATTATAACTCTGGGAAG TTGGAGGTTCAGTACTTCCATGACCATGCAACTTTCACTACAGCTGTTGGTTTGAACCAGTCTCCTGTTATTGATGTGACAGCCACCATTGGTACTCCAGGCATTGCCTTTGGTGGAGAGGCAGGTTATGATACTCCTTCTGGTGCTTTCACAAAGTACACTGCTGGCATTAGTGTAACAAAACCAGATTGGAGCTTTTCAATTATCTT GGGTGACAAGGGGGACACAATTAGATCCTCTTATGTTCATCATCTGGATCAGTTGAAAAAGACTGCTGCTGTTGGTGAACTCGCTAGAAGGTTTTCCACTAACGAGAACACTTTTACTGTCGGAGGCTCATATGTCGTTGATCCCCTGACAGTGGTGAAAGCTAAGCTCAATAACAATGGGAAACTTGGGGCCGTGCTGCAGCATGAGGTTATACCCAAGTCAATTGTGACCATCTCTGGTGAATTTGACACCAAGGCCTTGGACAAAAATCCCAGGTTCGGCTTGGCTCTGGCCCTTAAGCCCTGA
- the LOC120014433 gene encoding 60S ribosomal protein L26-1-like — MKYNPRVSSSRRKNRKAHFSAPSSVRRILMSAPLSSDLRQKYNVRSMPVRKDDEVQVVRGSFKGREGKVVQVYRRKWVIHIERVTREKVNGSTVNVGINPSKVVISKLRLDKDRKSLLDRKAKGRAAADKDKGTKFTAEDIMQSVD; from the coding sequence ATGAAGTACAATCCCAGGGTTTCCTCCTCTCGTCGTAAGAATCGCAAGGCGCACTTCTCGGCACCGTCGAGTGTGCGGCGGATCCTGATGAGCGCGCCACTGTCTTCTGACCTTCGCCAGAAGTACAATGTCCGATCGATGCCAGTCCGCAAGGACGATGAGGTGCAGGTGGTCCGCGGTTCCTTCAAGGGCCGTGAGGGCAAGGTTGTTCAGGTCTACCGTCGCAAGTGGGTTATCCATATTGAGCGTGTAACTCGTGAGAAGGTTAATGGCTCAACAGTTAATGTTGGCATCAACCCTTCCAAGGTTGTTATCAGTAAGCTACGTCTTGACAAGGATCGTAAGTCTCTACTTGACCGCAAGGCTAAGGGGCGTGCCGCCGCCGATAAGGACAAGGGCACCAAGTTCACTGCTGAGGATATCATGCAGAGCGTCGACTAA
- the LOC120014864 gene encoding adenylyl-sulfate kinase 3-like, translated as MVAVRAAPPLICGASPDFESGKLMSPPIPKPVFVPFPANGSGSNLGLNGCSVRSSSLGPFKAVEESTASLENGRTPAAPVNGKGLHQIGKSTNILWHRCPVEKVDRQELLQQKGCVIWITGLSGSGKSTLACALSRGLHSRGNLTYILDGDNVRHGINNDLSFKAEDRAENIRRIGEVAKLFADAGIICIASLISPYRKDRDACRALLPEGDFIEVFMDVPLQVCEARDPKGLYKLARAGKIKGFTGIDDPYEPPLNCEVLIRQRKDECASPTEMAETVISYLEEKGYLQA; from the exons ATGGTGGCGGTAAGAGCAGCGCCGCCGTTGATTTGTGGTGCTTCGCCAGACTTTGAGTCTGGAAAGTTGATGTCACCGCCGATTCCGAAGCCTGTATTCGTGCCGTTCCCGGCGAATGGTTCTGGTAGTAATTTGGGGCTGAATGGTTGCAGTGTGAGATCGAGTTCTTTGGGCCCATTCAAGGCAGTGGAGGAATCAACGGCGTCTTTGGAGAATGGCCGCACTCCCGCTGCTCCCGTCAAtg GTAAAGGTCTTCACCAGATTGGAAAGTCAACAAACATTTTGTGGCACAGATGTCCGGTGGAGAAAGTTGATCGGCAAGAGTTACTTCAGCAAAAGGGATGTGTCATATGGATTACTGGACTCAGTGGTTCAG GAAAAAGCACTCTGGCATGTGCTCTAAGTCGAGGCTTGCACTCAAGAGGAAACCTGACCTACATCCTTGATGGTGACAACGTTCGTCATGGTATAAACAATGACCTTAGTTTTAAAGCAGAAGACCGTGCAGAAAACATACGAAGAATTG GGGAAGTAGCGAAGTTATTTGCAGATGCTGGTATTATTTGTATTGCTAGTTTGATATCCCCCTATAGAAAGGATCGTGATGCTTGTCGGGCATTATTACCAGAAGGAGATTTCATTGAG GTGTTCATGGACGTGCCACTCCAAGTTTGTGAGGCTAGGGACCCAAAGGGACTGTACAAGCTTGCTCGGGCCGGAAAGATTAAAg GATTTACTGGGATCGATGATCCATATGAACCACCATTAAACTGTGAG GTCCTAATACGACAGAGGAAAGACGAATGTGCTTCCCCAACTGAGATGGCTGAGACTGTTATCAGTTACTTGGAGGAGAAAGGGTACTTGCAAGCATGA